The sequence GTTCCAGTGAGTATAGTCATTATTGACAACATGGATGTATCCATGTCTGCACCTAGGCATCCTCTGCACCAACCTCTTCCCAAAATGATTGAATGCTAGTGTAATTTGCATTTTTTGATCTATTGTAGAACTGTCACTTGCACCAAACAGCATAACCTCATTATGATCTGTGAAGTGGCTATTGGAAATGGTGATACCAGTGGATCCCTGAATAGCATCAATAATTCCATCGTAGCAATTCCGCATAGACATATGATCAATCCAAATATTGGACGAACCAAATATGGAAATGCCATCTCCATCACTCGATGTTCGGAGCCCAATGTGATCCACTGCATCTCTTATCATCCCACCACTCCCTTGGATGATATCGTGAATGTGTAATCCGTGGATGATTACATTTTTCGTATATTGGATCATGATACCTGTTCAGgcataataatataaatataagtaaatgaaaattGTGATCTCATTATTAGTTAAATGTGATTGTGAGACAAGTCAACATTACGTACCAGCTCCGCCAACAATGTGAACTTGAGCACCACGACCATCGATAGTTTTATCAGCCTGCATGATCAGCTCCTGATGTAGCTTAATGTACATACTTTGTTGAAAAATGATCCACAATGGCTCCTTTTGGATACAAGCATGACGGAGGGTTCCTGGTTTTGGATTGGTATAATCATCTGAAGGGTCAGTGACGACGTAATAGTTGCCATCCCTCCCGCCGGTGGTCTTGGAACCAAAGCCCATAGCACATTGTACCAGTTTCTTCCTGTTGTCAGCCCAATTTGGGTCACATCTCCAGCACTTATCAATTGGATTTGTGACATTGCAAGGGCCTTCGTATTTTTTGCTTAGCTCCCTCCTTGTGCCATTCTTTGCATGTACTGCACTTAATTCCTTCATAGCGCTGCATGAGCAGGACAAATCTAATTAGAAACAACACGACAAGAAAATGAACGTTGGGCATAATTCAACTACAATAATTAGCTCACAAGCTGAATATTGTTCAAGATCATATGACCCCAAATAATAGCTCCTCAAGTGATCCGTATTAGTCCAAGCCATATAAAAAGACAATTGTCCTAATGTAGAAATCTCACACTGATATGTTGGCTGCCCTATTCTCTTTCTTTGCTTATCATGCATGGGCAAAAACATCAttaaaaaatcttgaatttttgtaATACGAGAAAACAGATAGAAAGTAATTAACTTGATCAATTAATGTTTTTAAATTGCATCCTAATTCCGAATTCTCGTCTCCTCAAATCTAAGTCAGTGGAATTTATGCATCATATAATATAATTTCCTACTTTCTATTGTTTTCTAGTCCCTTAAACTCCACAAATTAAAACTCATAGAAAACATATTCATAACAAGCATAAGGATGGAAAATGTGCGCGCGCGCGAGAGAGAGGGGGGACTTGACATACTCGCGAGTTTTCTTGTTGAATGCTAGTGTGACATTGATAGGTTCGCTCTCATAAGTTAGGTCGGCGAACTTTATGGCTTCCTCGGCTCTTCTCCTCCAAACTTCATCAAAATGGCCAATATGAGCGTCGAAGGTAGGAATTATCGCACCAAATATGAAAAGTAGAACGAAGAGCGAATGCGCCATTTTaggttcttttatatttttttttttttttttttattttattggtgGTCTGGAAAGGGTCGAACCGCTGGCTAAGTACAGGTTCAGACCTTCCAAccacaacttttattttttaaacttttttgttAAGCCTCTGCCTCAACACAGAAAAGATTGATATTTCTCTTTGGATGCTGGTAGGATGTGGCTTATATAGTAGTATTTGTTGTAATGTTTGACATAGAATTATCTTAAGATGCGCATAGCCATTACTTACTGGAGTGAACCATCAATACTAGTTAGTTGTGGAGTTTCCTTAACCCGTGGCCAAAGATGCTGATCAGGCAATGATTTTGACCAAAAGTTTGGAATTTCGaacattttttttactaattaatgTATGACAAGTCTGTGACTTGAagcattaaatatttatttttttatgtttctgttcAAACACATTAGGGATCTTGTTTATAACCAATTACAATTATAATTGTTACTATCATTTAGGAGGAAAGTTTTTGTTTTGACCATTACTAGATAGTATACACGTAGTAGAAAATAAATTGATTGATCAAGAAAcattttcatttataaattttcttaatctttttcaaatctcaattaattttcatattttcataatatGTAAAATGACATTTCTTTTCATTTGAAACAAATTGTAGATTACAAATAAAGAATTAAAAGCTTGATACTGCAATCTAATAAATGTCAAAATCACATAACTAACAAGTTCTGTTTATAGAAAATAAAGGTTGGTACGAAATTACTTTATTGTAGAATTATTAACGAACATAACTAGTAAGTGGTACCATATTATAAGAACTAGTCTATAGGTGTCCTCTTATCGTTATTATAAAATCTTTATATCAAAAAAGTTGAGttactataaaataaaaaatgttgaaattaacTATATTAATTAATCATTTTGATGAGATTGCTTGAGGATTGCCTCTTGCATGAAGGATATAATAGATGGCTTGCTTTGCAAAACCTTTATCATTTAAGATTAATATCTAATCCACTCAAAAGTACGCAATTCCAATAAACACTTATAATCATTGTCAGCGTAATGACTTAGTTTGTGGAAACttgttttctaatttattttttttattattttgtccttttttatAGTTGATATATGTTGATTTTTGGATGTGGGGATGGTTTGCACGGTTCTCGATGTGATCGAAAATGATTTAgcgaattttttttatttttagaggcTTAAAGAGCtatatagttgacttcgatcaatattTGTTGCTCTGAGTGTCGATTGGCGATTTGGATAGTTCCATTACGTTTGGAATGTCAAAGTGAGGTTAGTAGTATGGTTGGCTCGGGTTCAGgacctttattttgtatttcgatccttcatttgaaaaatagtgaaaagaggaTCGCGAAGGTTAATTTATTGAAAAcggtctttttaaaaaattaatttattgaaaatggtctttttaaaaaatttgacgTCGTTGTTGAGTCTGGAATGTGGAAATTAGTCTAGCAGCATATATGGTTTTACATCTGTCAGGTTCCAAACAAATTTTGAGGGTTCGTTCGGAGATTTTGAAAACCATGCAAATCAGTTGGTTTGTTGAATCTGGTGTGTAAAACCTTTTGGTGAATGCGAACCACTGGCCGTTAATGTGGAGAAGAAAAACTCCCTTCATCGCGATCGCAGGTGGTAGACGCGATCGCAAAGAGTAATCGGGTTGGGTTGGCCAGTCCCTTCTTCGCGAACGCGAGGAGAGGATTCGAGTCATGGACCTTTGTGAACGTGAAGTCCTGACCACGAACGCAAAGGTCAAATTATTTACTTGTccactatactaaaaatagatgttcaacaaTACTTAtctagtttgaaaaatcaatgaataatttaccAATTCCTATTCATTGTACCCTTAACTTTAAGTACAATTCAAAATCCAATGAATGTtttaaagcattaaatttattataatcaAATGATAATATGAAAATTGCCCctgtcatttattatttcttaacttGTATGTAAAGTCAATAATGGATAATTATTGATGGACGGAGGgagtaagaaaaatttattttcatagaAAATGTTATTTAGGAAAATATAGTGGTCAACAGAGTGAATTGagataaatgaaattataatACACTCAAAATTTTAGTGGATAGCAAAAATATTAGATGATTTTTTCTCATCTACTCAAATTTTGATGGACAAAATTAGTTACTTAATATTCATGCTGATAGGAGATAAATGAATATCGCATCAGTTGAGGTACGCAAGCTGGCTATAAcaccataattaaaaaaaaatacaacgtacagtattaataaagaaaaagaacGGTCCAAATTCATCCCATCctttgcaaaaataaaaataaaaattcacacaTTTCATTATTGAGAAGAAAGCAaatcatcatttctttttttaaaacttaattcagggaaaaaaatcatttcttttttaataataaattcaatTGCTTACAAGTAGAACAATTTTCTTAATGTTTATGATCTTTAATGCTtaacttttttttagaaaataagatATAGTTAATTCTTTTTTGCTTTAAAGatgctcaattttttttttattgaaattgttgtactTATGGTTCTTTAAATACAATGTGAttgttagattttttttcttcaaaattttaaattgtaaatTAGTTGAATTTCTAAAGTACGGAAAGGATAAGAGGAAGGTGAATATAGAAGGAGAAAAGGAGgattgaagaaagagaaaaaaaattgggggGTGTGAAGTGACGGTCAATCTAGAGACCGAAAGGAAATTGAAAAAGGGTGggttattagttattttttaaaaaagaaaaaaattatgacttttaCTTGACAAAGATATGATGTTGATATGACAATAATATGACCCTTGTGCAATGGTCTTGCTGTTGTAAGAGTGGTATTACAATTTTAGAGTGGTATTACAATGCTAGGGtgatgtttaatttgtttcaaaattgTTTGGAGATAtataaaaatccataaagttaaaatgctcaaataaattaaatggacAAATTTATAGGTCACTTAATGTCTTTTCTCTTATAACTTTGGCTTAAAATTCTCTTTAGTTACTAGCTATATAACAACATGCTCATGCCTAAATCAAACTTTTAACCGTGAGGCAGATTTATAACCCCACCCTCCctctattatatattaattaaattttaattatttaaattatcaCATTATGTAATTTTACACta comes from Capsicum annuum cultivar UCD-10X-F1 chromosome 2, UCD10Xv1.1, whole genome shotgun sequence and encodes:
- the LOC107858790 gene encoding probable pectate lyase P59; this encodes MAHSLFVLLFIFGAIIPTFDAHIGHFDEVWRRRAEEAIKFADLTYESEPINVTLAFNKKTRDAMKELSAVHAKNGTRRELSKKYEGPCNVTNPIDKCWRCDPNWADNRKKLVQCAMGFGSKTTGGRDGNYYVVTDPSDDYTNPKPGTLRHACIQKEPLWIIFQQSMYIKLHQELIMQADKTIDGRGAQVHIVGGAGIMIQYTKNVIIHGLHIHDIIQGSGGMIRDAVDHIGLRTSSDGDGISIFGSSNIWIDHMSMRNCYDGIIDAIQGSTGITISNSHFTDHNEVMLFGASDSSTIDQKMQITLAFNHFGKRLVQRMPRCRHGYIHVVNNDYTHWNMYAIGGSKNPTIISQGNRFIAPPDNQKKQVTKREYSPDSVWMQWTWRSEGDLFMNGAYFIQSGDPDWSKKHHDLYDGISAAPADQVTWMTRFAGALACKVGEPC